The genomic window CCTACGGCCAGGATTTGGACCTGATGGAACAGGACAACCTGCCTCTTGACCGGGAGGATACCTGGCATCCCTTTGCGCCCAGCTGGGGCTATGCTTTCCTGGGAACTGTACCGTCAAGCAATGAGCATACCTCCTTGCTCTTTATTCCCGACACTGGAAGAATTATCGAAATTGCCCCTTGAGATCTCTTGAGTTCTCAGAAAGAAGGTATTGTCATTGAAGAACAAAGCAACAGAAATCAAAGACGTCCAGCCAATCCGATCACTTGAAAAGATCGAGGACATGAAATGGAGCCTAAAGAAATGGTGCAGCGAACGGGATTATATCCTGTTTCTCCTGGGCATCAATTCCGGCTTGCGTGTCGGGGATCTGTTAACCATCAAAGCCAGCGAGATCCAGGGCAAAAAAGTGGTGTCATTGCGTGAAGGCAAGACCGGAAAACGCCGGACAATCCACCTCGGCAACATTTACGACGAACTGGATGCTTATATTCGCACGTTAGAGGACGCTGAGTGGCTTTTTCCGAGTCGAAAGGGAAATGGACCCATTACGCGCGTTCAAGCGTA from Planococcus sp. MSAK28401 includes these protein-coding regions:
- a CDS encoding tyrosine-type recombinase/integrase gives rise to the protein MKWSLKKWCSERDYILFLLGINSGLRVGDLLTIKASEIQGKKVVSLREGKTGKRRTIHLGNIYDELDAYIRTLEDAEWLFPSRKGNGPITRVQAYRQLQKAAQMVDISVGIGTHTLRKTFGYWHYKQFKDIAELQNILNHAHPQITLRYIGITDEQIEGNLKAFRL